One region of Streptomyces davaonensis JCM 4913 genomic DNA includes:
- a CDS encoding DUF5336 domain-containing protein: protein MNIRSLTRGDGVVIGAAVLLFIASFLDTYGGDSSSIPNAWDNLGMLMSMYVGGIAGAVLIVVARALPQPRKVVGLDLGQLGVALTVFAAWTSFWTIIDPAGSIDTDGFDVEVGSGLILGLIAALLLAGAAVASPLLPALQAALIKAPSPAAPQPYGGQPQGGYGYPGAQQPQAPQPGQPFGGQPQGGQPFGGQPQAPQPQAAAPQPGGDFSPFWFAVPVARPLFAEDGSPTPIAELAPGTWYLAVEQRGPQLIAQTQDGRRGVLQDTSGIQRG from the coding sequence GTGAATATCCGCTCCCTCACTAGAGGCGACGGCGTGGTGATCGGAGCAGCGGTGTTGCTCTTCATCGCGTCGTTCCTCGACACCTACGGTGGCGACAGCAGCAGCATTCCCAACGCCTGGGACAACCTCGGCATGCTGATGAGCATGTACGTCGGTGGCATCGCGGGCGCAGTCCTGATCGTCGTGGCCCGTGCGCTGCCGCAGCCCCGCAAGGTCGTCGGCCTCGACCTGGGCCAGCTCGGCGTCGCCCTGACTGTCTTCGCCGCGTGGACCTCGTTCTGGACGATCATCGACCCGGCGGGTTCTATCGACACGGACGGCTTCGACGTCGAGGTGGGCTCCGGTCTCATCCTCGGCCTGATCGCCGCCCTCCTCCTGGCGGGCGCCGCCGTGGCGTCCCCGCTGCTGCCCGCGCTCCAGGCCGCTCTCATCAAGGCCCCCAGCCCCGCGGCCCCGCAGCCCTACGGCGGGCAGCCGCAGGGTGGTTACGGGTACCCGGGGGCCCAGCAGCCGCAGGCGCCGCAGCCGGGGCAGCCGTTCGGTGGGCAGCCGCAGGGCGGGCAGCCGTTCGGCGGTCAGCCGCAGGCGCCGCAGCCGCAGGCGGCCGCGCCGCAGCCCGGCGGGGACTTCTCCCCGTTCTGGTTCGCCGTACCGGTGGCCCGTCCGCTGTTCGCGGAGGACGGTTCGCCCACGCCGATCGCCGAACTGGCGCCCGGCACCTGGTACCTGGCCGTGGAGCAGCGCGGCCCGCAGCTCATCGCGCAGACGCAGGACGGTCGTCGCGGTGTGCTCCAGGACACCAGCGGCATCCAGCGCGGCTGA
- a CDS encoding class I SAM-dependent methyltransferase, whose protein sequence is MLTVDFSRFPLAPGDRVLDLGCGAGRHAFECYRRGAQVVALDQNGEEIREVAKWFAAMKEAGEAPEGATATAMEGDALALPFPDESFDVVIISEVMEHIPDDKGVLAEMVRVLKPGGRIAITVPRYGPEKVCWALSDAYHEVEGGHIRIYKADELLAKIREAGLRPYGTHHAHALHSPYWWLKCAFGVDNDKALPVKAYHKLLVWDIMKKPLATRVAEQALNPLIGKSFVAYATKPHLPQVATS, encoded by the coding sequence GTGCTGACCGTCGACTTCTCCCGGTTCCCGCTCGCCCCGGGCGACCGAGTCCTGGACCTCGGCTGCGGCGCCGGCCGGCACGCCTTCGAGTGCTACCGGCGCGGCGCCCAGGTCGTCGCGCTGGACCAGAACGGCGAGGAGATCCGCGAGGTCGCGAAGTGGTTCGCGGCGATGAAGGAGGCCGGCGAGGCCCCCGAGGGAGCCACCGCCACGGCGATGGAGGGCGACGCCCTGGCCCTCCCCTTCCCCGACGAGTCCTTCGACGTCGTCATCATCTCCGAGGTCATGGAGCACATCCCCGACGACAAGGGCGTACTCGCCGAGATGGTGCGCGTCCTCAAGCCCGGCGGCCGGATCGCCATCACCGTCCCGCGCTACGGCCCCGAGAAGGTCTGCTGGGCCCTGTCCGACGCCTACCACGAGGTCGAGGGCGGCCACATCCGCATCTACAAGGCGGACGAACTCCTCGCGAAGATCAGGGAAGCGGGCCTGCGGCCGTACGGCACCCACCACGCCCACGCCCTGCATTCGCCGTACTGGTGGCTGAAGTGCGCGTTCGGCGTCGACAACGACAAGGCGCTGCCGGTGAAGGCGTACCACAAGCTGCTGGTCTGGGACATCATGAAGAAGCCGCTGGCCACCCGGGTCGCCGAGCAGGCGCTGAACCCGCTGATCGGCAAGAGCTTCGTGGCGTACGCGACCAAGCCGCACCTGCCTCAGGTGGCTACCTCGTGA
- a CDS encoding N-acetylmuramoyl-L-alanine amidase: protein MSYLGPDFDPQPRRPRRRPLTVALVALVPGALLGWVAYEALGGADDGGGSDKAAVGTPAATKPSASSDAKEPSPSDSPKDSSENSPEPAASGPLKGKVVVIDPGHNPSNFQHTAEINRKVDIGTGFKECDTTGTATNSGYTEAEFTLDVAHRMRTLLEKQGATVKLTQDGDRSYGPCIDERARIGNKAKADAVVSVHADGAGTGNRGFHVILPGPVNSGAADTRPIVASSSDLGERIAGNFVRVTGSAPSNYVGDGTGLVTRKDLGGLNLSTVPKVFIECGNMRDSKDAAQLTSGAWRQKAAQGISDGIVSFLRG from the coding sequence GTGTCGTACCTAGGCCCCGACTTCGATCCGCAGCCCCGCCGCCCCCGTCGCCGCCCCCTCACCGTGGCGCTCGTCGCGCTCGTGCCGGGCGCGCTGCTCGGATGGGTGGCGTACGAGGCGCTCGGCGGCGCGGACGACGGGGGCGGCTCGGACAAGGCGGCGGTGGGGACGCCGGCGGCCACGAAGCCGTCCGCTTCCAGCGACGCCAAGGAACCGAGCCCGTCGGACTCCCCGAAGGACTCTTCGGAGAACTCCCCGGAGCCCGCCGCCTCCGGCCCCCTCAAGGGCAAGGTCGTCGTCATCGACCCGGGGCACAACCCGAGCAACTTCCAGCACACCGCCGAGATCAACCGCAAGGTGGACATCGGCACCGGGTTCAAGGAGTGCGACACCACCGGTACGGCCACGAACTCCGGGTACACCGAGGCCGAGTTCACCCTGGACGTCGCCCACCGCATGCGCACGCTGCTGGAGAAGCAGGGCGCGACGGTCAAACTGACCCAGGACGGGGACCGTTCGTACGGTCCCTGCATCGACGAGCGGGCGCGTATCGGCAACAAGGCCAAGGCCGACGCGGTCGTCTCCGTCCACGCCGACGGCGCCGGGACCGGCAACCGCGGCTTCCACGTCATCCTCCCCGGCCCGGTGAACTCCGGTGCCGCCGACACCCGTCCGATCGTCGCCTCCTCAAGCGACCTCGGCGAGCGCATCGCGGGGAACTTCGTCCGCGTCACCGGCAGCGCGCCCTCCAACTACGTGGGCGACGGCACCGGTCTCGTCACACGTAAGGACCTGGGCGGTCTCAATCTGTCAACGGTTCCCAAGGTGTTCATCGAGTGCGGCAACATGCGCGATAGCAAGGACGCGGCACAGCTGACCAGCGGTGCCTGGCGGCAGAAGGCGGCGCAAGGAATCTCTGACGGAATCGTGAGTTTTCTGCGCGGGTAG
- a CDS encoding class I SAM-dependent methyltransferase: MKPEPEILAAFEAAKGFMPAGEGLALYAAAVEAGALGLPLLEVGTYCGRSTILLADAARAAGVTALTVDHHRGSEEQQPGWEYHDPETVDPELGLMDTLPTFRRTLHEAGLEDHVIALVGRSPQVAKVWSAPLGLVFIDGGHTDEHATADYEGWAPHVAEGGLLVIHDVFPNPQDEFTGQAPYRIYLRALESGAFEEISVTDSLRVLRRTGAGI, from the coding sequence ATGAAGCCGGAGCCCGAGATCCTGGCCGCGTTCGAGGCGGCGAAGGGGTTCATGCCGGCCGGTGAGGGCCTGGCCCTGTACGCGGCGGCGGTGGAGGCGGGCGCGCTCGGCCTGCCCCTCCTGGAGGTCGGCACCTACTGCGGACGCTCCACGATCCTCCTCGCCGACGCGGCCCGCGCGGCCGGTGTGACGGCCCTCACGGTCGACCACCACCGCGGCAGCGAGGAGCAGCAGCCGGGCTGGGAGTACCACGACCCCGAGACGGTCGACCCCGAACTGGGCCTGATGGACACGCTGCCGACGTTCCGCAGGACCTTGCACGAGGCGGGCCTGGAGGACCACGTGATCGCCCTCGTGGGCCGCTCCCCGCAGGTCGCGAAGGTCTGGTCCGCCCCCCTCGGCCTGGTCTTCATCGACGGCGGCCACACCGACGAGCACGCCACCGCGGACTACGAAGGCTGGGCCCCCCATGTGGCCGAAGGTGGCCTCCTCGTGATCCACGACGTCTTCCCGAACCCGCAGGACGAGTTCACCGGCCAGGCCCCGTACCGCATCTACCTGCGCGCGCTGGAGTCGGGCGCCTTCGAGGAGATCTCCGTCACGGACTCCCTGCGCGTGCTGCGGCGAACGGGGGCGGGGATCTGA
- a CDS encoding LLM class F420-dependent oxidoreductase — MRLGLALGYWGRGPSPEHLALAQEAERLGYDSVWTAESWGSDAFTPLTWIAAHTSRIKLGTAVAQMAARSPTTTAMHALTLDHLSGGRMMLGLGLSGPQVVEGWYGRPFPKSPLTATREYVDVVRQVLRRQAPVALDGRFHPLPYRGDDAFGLGKPLKPITHPLRPELPVLLGAEGPKNVAQTTRIADGWLPLYWSPSRPDAYALPDLPPGFLVAPMAQVRVCDDVAEGLLPVKTMLGFYIGGMGHASRNFHADLMARMGYEEAARRIQRLFLDGRRQEAVLAVPDAFADEISLVGPRERIAERLELWRKGPVTDLLALAPDPETLRVLAELNR; from the coding sequence ATGCGGCTCGGTCTCGCGCTCGGCTACTGGGGGCGTGGCCCCTCCCCGGAGCACCTAGCGCTGGCTCAGGAGGCCGAGCGGCTCGGGTACGACTCCGTGTGGACCGCCGAGAGTTGGGGGTCCGACGCCTTCACCCCGCTCACCTGGATCGCGGCGCACACCTCAAGGATCAAGCTGGGCACGGCCGTTGCGCAGATGGCCGCCCGGTCGCCGACGACCACGGCCATGCACGCGCTCACCCTCGACCATCTCTCCGGCGGGCGGATGATGCTGGGGCTCGGACTGTCGGGTCCGCAGGTCGTCGAGGGCTGGTACGGCCGTCCCTTCCCGAAGTCGCCCCTCACCGCGACCCGCGAGTACGTCGATGTCGTACGGCAAGTCCTCAGGCGGCAGGCCCCCGTCGCGCTCGACGGCCGTTTCCATCCCCTCCCGTATCGCGGCGACGACGCCTTCGGGCTCGGCAAACCCCTCAAGCCCATCACCCACCCCCTGCGCCCCGAACTCCCCGTCCTCCTCGGCGCCGAGGGCCCGAAGAACGTCGCCCAGACCACCCGCATCGCCGACGGCTGGCTCCCGCTGTACTGGTCGCCCAGCCGCCCGGACGCGTACGCGCTCCCCGACCTCCCGCCAGGGTTCCTCGTCGCGCCCATGGCCCAGGTCCGCGTCTGCGACGACGTGGCCGAGGGTCTCCTGCCCGTGAAGACCATGCTCGGCTTCTACATCGGCGGCATGGGCCACGCCTCCCGCAACTTCCACGCCGACCTGATGGCCCGCATGGGGTACGAGGAGGCGGCGCGGAGAATCCAGCGGCTCTTCCTCGACGGGCGTCGACAGGAGGCCGTGCTCGCCGTCCCCGACGCCTTCGCCGACGAGATCTCCCTCGTCGGACCGCGCGAACGCATCGCCGAGCGGCTGGAGTTGTGGCGCAAGGGCCCGGTGACGGACCTGCTGGCCCTGGCACCGGACCCGGAGACGCTGAGGGTGCTCGCCGAGCTCAACCGGTGA
- a CDS encoding prenyltransferase/squalene oxidase repeat-containing protein — protein MTTPRTEHLVLPGVLTAEQAAATVAGLLAVQREDGAIPWFRGHHLDPWDHVEAAMGLDAAGEHAAAERAYEWLARHQNEDGSWYAAYQDGAHDDITDRGRETNFVAYIAVGVWHHYLSTGDDTFLDRMWPTVYAATEFVLRLQQPGGQIGWRRDDDGTPTADALLTGSSSIHHALRCALAIAEQREEPQPDWELATGSLRHAIRRHPERFLDKDRYSMDWYYPVLGGALTGAEAKARIEESWDRFVVPGLGVRCVVPNPWVTGGESAELALALWAMGESDRALDILQSIQHLRDEETGLYWTGYVFEDKAIWPRELTTWTAGSLLLAVAALGGHEATCQVFGGDQLPTGLDPDCCV, from the coding sequence GTGACCACTCCCCGGACGGAACACCTGGTCCTGCCCGGGGTCCTCACCGCCGAGCAGGCCGCCGCGACCGTCGCCGGACTGCTGGCCGTGCAGCGGGAGGACGGCGCGATCCCGTGGTTCCGGGGCCACCACCTGGACCCCTGGGACCATGTCGAGGCCGCCATGGGCCTGGACGCGGCCGGTGAACACGCCGCCGCCGAGCGGGCCTACGAGTGGCTCGCCCGGCACCAGAACGAGGACGGCTCCTGGTACGCGGCGTACCAGGACGGGGCGCACGACGACATCACCGACCGCGGCCGGGAGACGAACTTCGTCGCCTACATAGCCGTGGGCGTCTGGCACCACTACCTCTCCACGGGCGACGACACGTTCCTGGACCGCATGTGGCCGACGGTGTACGCGGCGACGGAGTTCGTCCTGCGGCTCCAGCAGCCCGGCGGCCAGATCGGCTGGCGCCGCGACGACGACGGCACGCCGACCGCGGACGCCCTGCTCACCGGCTCGTCCTCGATCCACCACGCCCTGCGCTGCGCGCTCGCCATCGCGGAACAGCGCGAAGAGCCCCAGCCGGACTGGGAGTTGGCGACCGGCTCCCTGCGCCACGCCATCCGCCGCCACCCCGAGCGCTTCCTGGACAAGGACCGCTACTCGATGGACTGGTACTACCCGGTCCTGGGCGGCGCGCTGACCGGCGCGGAGGCCAAGGCCCGCATCGAGGAGTCCTGGGACCGCTTCGTCGTCCCCGGCCTCGGCGTGCGCTGCGTCGTCCCCAACCCGTGGGTCACGGGCGGCGAATCGGCCGAACTCGCCCTGGCCCTGTGGGCGATGGGCGAGTCCGACCGGGCCCTGGACATCCTCCAGTCGATCCAGCACCTGCGCGACGAGGAGACCGGCCTGTACTGGACGGGCTACGTCTTCGAGGACAAGGCGATCTGGCCGCGCGAGCTGACGACGTGGACGGCGGGTTCGCTGCTCCTCGCGGTCGCGGCACTCGGCGGGCATGAGGCGACCTGCCAGGTCTTCGGCGGGGACCAACTGCCCACCGGCCTCGACCCCGACTGCTGCGTCTGA